Genomic window (Vampirovibrionales bacterium):
CCGGCCAGGACGTGACGCCCTGTGGAGAAGTGACGGCGGCCACAGGCTAGCGTCTCGCCTCTCGCTGCGCGCTTTCGACCCGTAGCATTGACTGAATCACGGCGCCCATCTGACGTTCGATTTCCGCCTTCTTAAGGGCAACCTGTTCTGCGCGCTGGCCATGCGGCGCCAGTTCCAGATAGCGCGTCAAATGGCCCAATGCCTGATCGTATCGCCCGTGATCATAGGCTTCTTCTCCGAGCGAAAAAGCGGCGGCGGCTGCGCGCATGCGGGGATCGGTTTCAACGGCGAGGACTTCACAAGCGCTTTGCAGCAGTTCGGCAATTGCTTCTGGCAAGTCGGGCCATTGCTGCAGCTGATCGTAACGCCGTTTCGCCGCGCGCCCGTCGCCTTTTTCGCGCCATCGGCGGGCCTCGTCCAGCGCAATGGAGAGGAGATCCGGTTGCGCGGCCATCAGCGCCGACAATCGGCGGCTTACGGCGTCGGGCTGCTCGCAGCGACAAGCCAGCGCGCGTTGATACGCCCAGCACGCATCGAAAACAGCGCCCGATTTTTCGTAAATCACGCCCAGATTCACCAGTGTCACGGGATCCTGATCGTTCAGTCGACACGATTTCTCGTAAAACGTCCGCGCGGCGGGCGAATCGTTCAGCTTGTAAAGTAGCGCGGCATAAGCCTTGTAGCTTTGGGCCGTTCCTGGGAAATCCGTAAACGCCTGCTCAAAGCTGTCTCGCGCTTGGGACAGCGCGCCTTGCGCCATGGCGGCTTCGGCTTCTCTCAGGCGCGCGTCACGCCGCTTCTGGCCTGCTTCAAAACGCTGTCGCAAGCGAACGGCTTCCACGGCCATGGGGCTGCTGGCCATAAAGCGACTGTAGGCTGCCATGGCGCTGTCCATATCGCCCAGTTTTTCGTAGGCCAGCCCCAGATTGAGCCGCACGCCCGCATGAGCGTCTTTCAGGCGGGTGAACTGCTCCCAGGCGTCGACGGCCTTGCGCCAGCGCTCCTGTTTAAAGCAGAGGTTGCCCAAATTGAGGTAAGCGTTGGCTTCCAGCGGATTCATCGCCAGGCAGCGCTGCCAGTATTTTTCGGCTAACGTCAGCTCGTTGAGGCGATATTCGACATTGCCCAGATTGAGCCACAGTTCGCTGTGATGTGGATAGGCGTTGACGAGCTGCTGAAACCGCTGGCGGGCTTCGGCGTAACGGCCGGCGTCATACGCGCCCATCGCCTGTTTAAAAGCGTCATCCATCCTGATACCATTGAAGCGCGGTCCGCCTCGGGCCGCTTCCTGTCTCAAGAGGATCTCTGAGATGCCTTCTGCGATGCCCGGCTCGCCGCCCGTCGGCGGCTCTGGACTCGATATCGACGCGACGCTGGCGATTCTCGAGCGCGCCTACCCGTACCATCCGATGTCAGAGGTGACCGGTTGCGAGCCGTTTCGGGTTCTGGTTGCCTGCCTGCTGAGCTTGCGCAGTAAGGATGAGCTGACCATGACCGTCTGCGAGCAATTGTTTCCGCGCGCGCAGACCCCGCAAGCGTTTGCTGCGCTGGACGCCGAGACGCTGGCCCAATGGATTTACCCGATCGGGTTTTACCGCAACAAGGCGCGCACGATTATCCACGTCTCACAAGAGTTAATCGCGCGTTTTGGCGGCGCGGTGCCCGACGATCTCGACGCTCTCCTGACGCTGAAAGGCGTGGGACGTAAAACCGCCAATCTGGTGGTGAGTCTGGGCTTTGACAAGCCCGCCATCTGCGTGGACACCCATGTTCATCGCATCATGAACCGCCTGGGTTACATCGACGCCCGTACCCCAGAAGCAACCGAAATGGCCCTGCGCGCGCAATTGCCGCCGCGCTGGTGGCGAACCGTTAATCGCGTACTGGTGTGCCACGGCAAAGACTGCTGCAAGCCTATTGGCGCGCAATGCGACCGCTGTCCGGTGGCGGCTCATTGCGCAAAAATCGCCGTCAAGCCGCGCCCTGTCCCCGCTCACAGATAACGCCGCACGCGCGACGATCGATTCGCAGGTAACGGGCGTTGATACAATTCCTCGTCCGAGGGCAATTTCTGTCTTTATATTGTTTTTATTTTAATTAAGAAGCTCTATTAAACTCATTTGCGCCCCCTCATCAGACAGAGAGACGATAGGAGAGGATTTACGATGAGCGTTTCCCCCTTTGCCCAAGGCGGCGGATTCCCCTACATGACGGGCTTTGGCCCGAGTACGTCCGCTGGCGGGTTTTCGCAGCAGTCTTTTGGATTCCCCGGCATTACGGGGTTTGGCTTTCCGCCCCCGTTTGTGGATCCCTTGTTCTTCTTCACCCCGGCGGCCAGCTCGTTTAACATCAACCGTCTGTTGGGCATTTCCAGCGGTCAATCGGTCCCGATTAACGTGGGTCCGACGCCTTCCACGCTGGGTATTTCGCCCTTCCTGCTCGGTTTTGGCTTCTTTGGCGGCGGTTCCGGCGGTCAAGGCGGCGGCGGTATGTTTGGCGGCGGCGGCGGCTACGGCGGCGGCATGTTTGGCGGCGGTTACGGCGGTTATTAACGTCTGATCCCCCTCCTCCTGTCATCCCGAGTGTTTCGCAGTGCTATCGTCTCAAATATGAGTTTCTGGCTTGGCGCCGTCCTCTGGGGCGGCGCTTTGGCCATGTCAGCAAGCCTTTTATTTTAAAAGAAAGCTACCGTGGGGACGGTAGCTTAGTGCTATAGGGGGTAGGAGGGGGAGGTTGGAGTGGCGGCATCCCCGCTATATAGGACGCCGCACATGAGGGCGATATCGATCCATGCCTGCCAGGGCTTGAATAAACAGGCCTTAATATGAAGCAATGTGACGCTTTTCCGCCGGTTTTTTCGTCGTCTTTTGGCTATAATCTCGCCGGTAACGATCAAGAGGCTCAGGTAGGCGCTCGGAGGGTCTTGCGGCGCGTGAAGAACAGCATTCGGGCTGCGCGGATTCTGGCGGCGCTTGCCATGGCGATCGGTTCTGTGGCGATTTGCTCGTTGAGCATGGCGCGGGTGGAGGCGCGATCGCGCGTGCAATGGGCGTTTTCGTCAGACGATCGCGCTGATCGCCGTTTATGGGCGACGCAAAGCGTGGCGGCGACGATCAATCTGAATCTGGCCAGCTGGAGCGAGTTGAAAACCTTGCCCGGCGTCGACGACAACGTCGCCCTGAAGCTTATGCGCGCCCGCAGCCAAACGCCCTTGCGCGCGCTGGAGGATCTGGCGCGCGCGCCCTGGCTGGAGCCGCCGCAACGGGCACGACTGCTGGCGACGTTTCGCAATCGCGTCAGCTTTTAACTGCGTCCGCTGGTGACGACTTGGCGCAACACGCCGCTCAGGGTTGCGTCATAGAGCCGTACCCGGCCTTGCTGAATCAGCGCGAGCGCCTCGGCGGGCTCAAAGGCTTCGCGATAGGGGCGCGGCGACGTCATCGCCACGTAGGCGTCGGCAAGCGCCAGAATACGCCCGCCGACCGAGATGTCGCGACCCTTTTTGCCCTGATAATACCCGCTGCCATTCATCCGCTCGTGGTGCTCGCCCGCCCAGAGCGCGATTTCGCCGAATCCGCCCGCGCGCGCCAGTAGATCGCCGGTAAAGCGGGCGTGATCCTGCATGGCGAGTCGTTGCTCTTCGCTTAATGGTTGCGGTTTGGCCAGAATCGCTCCCGGAACGCCCCACATGCCGATGTTTTGAAGCAGTCCCGCGATATAGAGCGCCCCGCAGGAGGCGTCATCTATCTCCAGATGGCGCGCCATGGCCAGCGCGAGTTCTGCGGCGCGCTCGCTGTGGTCGTCGGCGTAGACGGGTAACAACGAATCGCTGAGGGCGCCCAATGCGCGCGCGATCGACGCCAGCGATCGCCCACTGAGCGGCGCGAACCGCTCCGGGTACTGGGCGGCCGTGACGCTCTGGCGAAAGGCCTTGTCGGGCGCCGGGCCGTAAATCGCCTGTAGCGACGTGTCGCCGCGCTGATCGCCGGTTTGGGGCGCCCACAAGCGTCGGGCTGCCGCCAGAACGTCCGGGTCAAAAAGGGTAGTGGCCGTCGCATGCTCTGGATCGAAAAAGGCTTCCAGAATCTGCGATCGCGTTGCGGCGCTGTTGATATCGCCCAGAGACGCGTCCAATGCGTCGGCCAGCGCGATAATGCGCGACTCGGGCGGAATCTGCCCGCCGCTCAATCCGTGGGGAAATCCGCTGCCGTCGAGACGCTCGTGTGTGGCGGCAATCGCCTCATGAACGTCTGCGGAAAGCAGCAGGGCCTCAACCAGGGACGTTGCGCGTTTTGGGTGCGATTCAAACAGGCTCTGACAGGCGTCGGGCATGGCGGGCGTCCGGAACGCCTCGTATGCGGGGGCGGCTGGATCCAGCGCCATGCGCGGCTGTACAGCGAACCAGCGCTTTTCTGAAACGCCGGTGGGCAGGCGCGGCGCCAACGCGCCAATTAACGGAATCAGACCTGCGTCATGCAGCAGCGCCGCAAACAGCAGAGTCGACTTGCGTCGCGGCGACAATTGCAGCGCATCTCCCAGCGCCAGTGACAGCAGGGCGACGCGCTGCGCGTGGCCGACGGCGCGTCCTTCCGCTAAATCCGCTCCGCTGGCCAATAAGACCACCATATCCATTAGAGACGGCCCCGAGGGGGCCGCAGAAAGCGGGCGATCCGTCACCAGACGGGCGATATTGGCGAAAGGCGGCACGACGACTCTGATCCACACGCGCGGCATTGTGCAAGTATTCTAATACAGGCTTTTTGCGAGGCGACCGCCTTTTTGCCTCAGCCCGTTTTTGCGATTCATCGGGATAACGGATGCCGCCAATGGCGCGGCGCCCGCTATAATAAACCGTATGCCGACCCTGTTTTTCTTCGATGATCCCGCATGTCCTCAGCCTCAGGCGTTTGCGCGTTTGCGCGA
Coding sequences:
- a CDS encoding tetratricopeptide repeat protein, with protein sequence MDDAFKQAMGAYDAGRYAEARQRFQQLVNAYPHHSELWLNLGNVEYRLNELTLAEKYWQRCLAMNPLEANAYLNLGNLCFKQERWRKAVDAWEQFTRLKDAHAGVRLNLGLAYEKLGDMDSAMAAYSRFMASSPMAVEAVRLRQRFEAGQKRRDARLREAEAAMAQGALSQARDSFEQAFTDFPGTAQSYKAYAALLYKLNDSPAARTFYEKSCRLNDQDPVTLVNLGVIYEKSGAVFDACWAYQRALACRCEQPDAVSRRLSALMAAQPDLLSIALDEARRWREKGDGRAAKRRYDQLQQWPDLPEAIAELLQSACEVLAVETDPRMRAAAAAFSLGEEAYDHGRYDQALGHLTRYLELAPHGQRAEQVALKKAEIERQMGAVIQSMLRVESAQREARR
- a CDS encoding endonuclease III encodes the protein MPSAMPGSPPVGGSGLDIDATLAILERAYPYHPMSEVTGCEPFRVLVACLLSLRSKDELTMTVCEQLFPRAQTPQAFAALDAETLAQWIYPIGFYRNKARTIIHVSQELIARFGGAVPDDLDALLTLKGVGRKTANLVVSLGFDKPAICVDTHVHRIMNRLGYIDARTPEATEMALRAQLPPRWWRTVNRVLVCHGKDCCKPIGAQCDRCPVAAHCAKIAVKPRPVPAHR
- a CDS encoding helix-hairpin-helix domain-containing protein: MKQCDAFPPVFSSSFGYNLAGNDQEAQVGARRVLRRVKNSIRAARILAALAMAIGSVAICSLSMARVEARSRVQWAFSSDDRADRRLWATQSVAATINLNLASWSELKTLPGVDDNVALKLMRARSQTPLRALEDLARAPWLEPPQRARLLATFRNRVSF
- a CDS encoding HD domain-containing protein, which encodes MPRVWIRVVVPPFANIARLVTDRPLSAAPSGPSLMDMVVLLASGADLAEGRAVGHAQRVALLSLALGDALQLSPRRKSTLLFAALLHDAGLIPLIGALAPRLPTGVSEKRWFAVQPRMALDPAAPAYEAFRTPAMPDACQSLFESHPKRATSLVEALLLSADVHEAIAATHERLDGSGFPHGLSGGQIPPESRIIALADALDASLGDINSAATRSQILEAFFDPEHATATTLFDPDVLAAARRLWAPQTGDQRGDTSLQAIYGPAPDKAFRQSVTAAQYPERFAPLSGRSLASIARALGALSDSLLPVYADDHSERAAELALAMARHLEIDDASCGALYIAGLLQNIGMWGVPGAILAKPQPLSEEQRLAMQDHARFTGDLLARAGGFGEIALWAGEHHERMNGSGYYQGKKGRDISVGGRILALADAYVAMTSPRPYREAFEPAEALALIQQGRVRLYDATLSGVLRQVVTSGRS